Sequence from the Exiguobacterium aurantiacum genome:
TGATTATGGCCAAGCCGCTTCGTCCGTGACCCATTCCAGTATCCCGGACAAATCCTCATAGACGGCGTCAGGAGCCAGGTCGGGCATGTCGACCGGTTTGCCGTTACGATTGATCCAGGCCGTGTGGAACCCGAAGTTTTTCGCACCGGCGATGTCCCAACCATTCGAGGATAGAAACAGTACCTCGTCCCGCTTCAACCCGCTGTTCTTGAACCAGTGCATGTAGGCGGCCGGTGACGGCTTGGCTTTTTTGATGCCGTCGATGCTGACGAGTTCGTCGAACAGGTCGGTGAACCCGGCGTTGTGGATGAGTTCCTCGAGCATCGCGTCCGTCCCGTTCGAGAGGACGATGGTCTGTTTATGATGCAGCTGGTGCAAGACGTCCGCAACTTCTTCATATGGCGACAGCTTCGCATATGTGGCAATCAATGCGTCCTCGGTCTCGGCCGTCCACGTCACTTCGGCCGCCGACAAGGCGTACCGGAGCGCGTCGCGCGTGACGACGGAGAAGTCCTCATAACGCCCCATGATGTGGCGGGTAAAGAAGTAGTCGAGCTGTTTCGTCCGCCACGCCTGGCTAATTTGTTCACCTTTTCCGGGGAACTGTTCGTCACACGCCGTCTTGACGGAATGCACGTCGAACAAGGTCCCGTATACATCGAACACGAACGCTTTAATAGTTGGTTTCATGAAATCCCTCCTCAGTAAAATTTCGTCACCTACTCTTTACCCTAGTTGGCGTGAATTATACGGAGGGATCCAGTCAGTTGATGAAGGACAAGACAGGAGGAAGACGATGTACGTCCCAAAACTATACGCCGTGAACGATCCGAAAGAAGTCCACGCATTTCTGAAGGCCCACCCGTTCGGCACCGTCGTCACGCATGACGGACAGAAGCCGATCGCGACGCACGTGCCGCTCCGTTTCCATGAGGAGGAGGGGCACGTCTGGTTTACGACACATGTCGCCAAAAACAATCCGCAGTGGCGGTCGATTGAAGACCAGACCGTGCTCTTGATCGTCCAAGGGCCGAACGCCTATGTGTCCGCATCCTGGTACGGGCACGAGGACGTATCGACGTGGAACTATCAGGCGGTGCATGCATACGGACAGGCGACGATTATGAACGAGGCACAACTCGAGGAAGAGTTGGAGGGACTGCTTCAAGACCATGAAGGAGACCGCGAGCATGCCGTCGTCTGGGAGGAACTGTCGGAGCCGGTGCAACGGCAGAAATATGGCGTCGTCGGGTTCCGCATCGACATTTCGGAGATGCAGGCGGCGTTCAAGCTGAGCCAGAATCGAAACGAGACGGATTATACACGGATCGTCTCCGAGCTCGAGCAAACTGGGTGTCCGATGGCAGATGTGATGCGAGAACATAAAAAATAACCCTTTTCCCCGTCTGTGCGATTTAAACGCAGATGGGGGAAGGGTTTGTTTCATGAAGATTCAATGTCGACATGGTGGCTCGTGATGGCGCGATCTAACTGGTGGAGGTACAGTTTCATCGTTAAAAACACGATGAAGGAAAAGCCGAACAACAAATAGAGCGGAGACCGATATGCGAGCATACCAAGCGCTGTGAATAACAAGAGCGCGAGCACGACAATATAGCCGTATCGCATGATGCTGAATAACGCCAACTTCAAGGCATCCATCGTCTTCATCTCGTAGTGCGTCAAAATCGGAAATAGAAATAACGATAGGGAGACGAAGACAAATCCAATCACGAACAGACCGGTGAAGAGAATCGTCTGCCCGGTGTCGATTTGACGAATGAGCAAAAAGTCGATCAACAAGACGAATACAAACAAGGTCCAGGCTATACCGAGTTTATAATGACGGCGCACCCCTTCATTAAAGAAGCGGAAGTAGGCGCGGAACACGCTGTAGTCTTGGTTGACCGACCATTGCCGTGTGACGGCATGTAAGGCGTACAAGGCCGGGAACAAAGTGATGACAGGCAGAATGGTCAGTAAGAAGACCACGTTCAGTTGCACCAGGCTGGTGACAAATTCGAGCGCTTGGAATAGCTTGTTATGTTCATGTTTTAAATTCATGAGGACCTCCAAGAAGTTAGCAGGGAATCAGCCTAATTTAGATTCGAGAC
This genomic interval carries:
- a CDS encoding haloacid dehalogenase type II; translation: MKPTIKAFVFDVYGTLFDVHSVKTACDEQFPGKGEQISQAWRTKQLDYFFTRHIMGRYEDFSVVTRDALRYALSAAEVTWTAETEDALIATYAKLSPYEEVADVLHQLHHKQTIVLSNGTDAMLEELIHNAGFTDLFDELVSIDGIKKAKPSPAAYMHWFKNSGLKRDEVLFLSSNGWDIAGAKNFGFHTAWINRNGKPVDMPDLAPDAVYEDLSGILEWVTDEAAWP
- a CDS encoding FMN-binding negative transcriptional regulator; protein product: MYVPKLYAVNDPKEVHAFLKAHPFGTVVTHDGQKPIATHVPLRFHEEEGHVWFTTHVAKNNPQWRSIEDQTVLLIVQGPNAYVSASWYGHEDVSTWNYQAVHAYGQATIMNEAQLEEELEGLLQDHEGDREHAVVWEELSEPVQRQKYGVVGFRIDISEMQAAFKLSQNRNETDYTRIVSELEQTGCPMADVMREHKK
- a CDS encoding YesL family protein; this encodes MNLKHEHNKLFQALEFVTSLVQLNVVFLLTILPVITLFPALYALHAVTRQWSVNQDYSVFRAYFRFFNEGVRRHYKLGIAWTLFVFVLLIDFLLIRQIDTGQTILFTGLFVIGFVFVSLSLFLFPILTHYEMKTMDALKLALFSIMRYGYIVVLALLLFTALGMLAYRSPLYLLFGFSFIVFLTMKLYLHQLDRAITSHHVDIESS